From a region of the Pseudomonadales bacterium genome:
- the waaC gene encoding lipopolysaccharide heptosyltransferase I, whose amino-acid sequence MRLLLVKMSSLGDVIHTLPALGDALGAQPGLQVDWVVEEAFAEVPGWHPAVRRVIPVALRRWRRAPFAAWRSGEWARFRQALAERPYELVIDAQGLLKSAFVARLTGAPCAGYDRRSVREPLAACAYHRRFPVTRECHAIERTRQLFARALDYTVPPGEPGYGIDRARLPAASAEGGVLFLHGTSRADKCWPEVSWIALGEQVARAGHTVLLPWGNEDERARAQRIAHVLPAARVLPRMTLAEIAALLCAVRAGVAVDTGLGHLAAALGTPCVSLYGPTRIDLIGTRGANQRQLRGTSDTLAELGAGAVWEVLHRMLQTDSRAC is encoded by the coding sequence GTGAGGCTGCTGCTCGTCAAGATGTCCTCGCTCGGTGACGTGATCCACACGCTGCCGGCGCTTGGGGATGCGCTCGGCGCGCAGCCCGGCCTGCAGGTCGACTGGGTGGTCGAGGAAGCGTTCGCCGAAGTTCCCGGATGGCATCCTGCCGTGCGCCGCGTGATTCCGGTCGCACTGCGCCGCTGGCGGCGTGCGCCCTTCGCTGCGTGGCGCAGCGGTGAATGGGCGCGCTTTCGCCAGGCTCTGGCGGAACGACCCTATGAACTCGTGATCGACGCGCAGGGCCTGCTGAAAAGTGCGTTCGTCGCAAGGCTGACCGGCGCACCGTGTGCCGGTTACGACCGCAGGAGCGTGCGCGAGCCGCTGGCGGCGTGCGCGTACCACCGGCGCTTCCCGGTGACCCGCGAGTGCCACGCGATCGAGCGCACGCGGCAGTTGTTCGCCCGGGCGCTCGATTACACGGTGCCGCCCGGCGAGCCCGGCTACGGCATCGATCGGGCGCGCCTGCCGGCAGCCTCTGCCGAAGGCGGCGTGCTGTTCCTGCACGGTACCTCGCGTGCAGACAAGTGCTGGCCGGAGGTGTCGTGGATCGCACTCGGCGAGCAGGTTGCGCGCGCCGGTCACACCGTGCTGTTGCCCTGGGGCAACGAAGACGAGCGCGCTCGCGCGCAACGTATCGCGCACGTGCTGCCGGCGGCACGCGTGCTGCCGCGCATGACGCTCGCCGAGATTGCCGCGCTGCTTTGTGCGGTGCGCGCCGGCGTTGCGGTCGATACCGGACTGGGGCATCTGGCTGCGGCGCTCGGTACACCCTGTGTGTCGTTGTACGGTCCGACCCGGATCGATCTGATCGGAACCCGTGGTGCAAACCAGCGTCAGTTGCGCGGCACATCCGACACGCTCGCCGAGCTCGGTGCAGGCGCTGTCTGGGAAGTTCTGCACCGCATGCTGCAAACGGATTCGCGCGCGTGTTGA